One Ostrea edulis chromosome 2, xbOstEdul1.1, whole genome shotgun sequence genomic region harbors:
- the LOC125681392 gene encoding uncharacterized protein LOC125681392, with translation MQERNILPAGQKVKRRSLNRKNCRCRFKCFQNIKEDDQQKIFRQYWALSYGGQRDYIKQNVKKETKAKRTTTSSSRRKYSYQYYLDNEHGKQRVCKTFFLDTLNIGEKTVSYTFSRNDGVRCQDQRGKKPGSRSRVISQEDRNTVREHIESFPTVQSHYCRKTTTRKYLEKHLSIRKMYELYREKCKSDDREPVKYWLYDHVYFTEYNIGFHRPKKDICTFCDAYEKMTQEEKEVRKNEHHKHLERKQQARDQKRKDKDRTLKEENILVVNFDLQKVLITPKMFVSDAYYSRKLSTYNFTTYDLSSRNVQCFVWNETEAKCGSCEISTCLYIHNKEVGEKDEIIYYSDSCTGQQRNLQFCIMCLLIVSNFPIKVIIHNYFERGHSQMEGDSVHATIENSTKRLEMYSPNDWLLAIKNAKQTSPKYAVREKHHTMILDFKECASSVVANRRKDTNGDIVHWNKIPQISFFSSTTSARITGA, from the coding sequence ATGCAGGAGAGGAATATACTTCCTGCCGGGCAGAAAGTCAAACGACGGAGTTTAAATCGAAAAAATTGCAGATGcagatttaaatgttttcaaaatattaaagaagATGATCAACAAAAGATATTTAGGCAATATTGGGCTTTAAGCTATGGCGGACAACGAGATTACATCAAACAAAACGTTAAAAAGGAGACAAAGGCTAAGCGAACAACAACATCATCATCAAGAAGAAAATATTCTTATCAGTACTATCTTGATAATGAACATGGGAAACAAAGAGTTTGTAAGACATTCTTCTTGGATACTCTCAATATAGGAGAAAAAACGGTATCTTACACCTTTAGTAGAAATGATGGAGTACGGTGTCAGGACCAAAGAGGCAAAAAACCTGGAAGTCGATCGCGAGTAATATCACAGGAAGACAGGAATACTGTGAGAGAGCACATTGAATCTTTCCCTACAGTTCAATCGCACTATTGTAGGAAAACGACAACCAGAAAATATCTTGAAAAACATCTATCAATAAGGAAGATGTATGaattatatagagaaaaatgcAAATCAGATGATAGAGAACCTGTAAAGTATTGGCTGTATGACCATGTTTATTTCACTGAATACAACATTGGATTTCATCGTCCTAAGAAAGACATTTGTACATTTTGCGATGCTTATGAGAAAATGACACAAGAGGAAAAAGAAGTTAGGAAAAATGAACATCACAAGCATTTGGAGAGAAAGCAGCAAGCTCGGGACCAAAAGAGGAAAGACAAAGACAGGACactgaaagaagaaaatatcCTGGTTGTTAACTTTGACCTCCAGAAAGTCCTCATAACTCCAAAAATGTTTGTCAGTGATGCATATTATAGTAGAAAATTATCTACCTACAATTTCACCACATATGATCTTTCATCGAGAAATGTCCAGTGCTTTGTTTGGAACGAGACCGAAGCTAAATGTGGAAGTTGTGAGATTTCTACTTGCCTTTACATTCATAACAAGGAGGTTGGAGAAAAGGATGAGATAATATATTATTCTGATAGTTGTACAGGGCAGCAAAGAAATCTGCAATTCTGCATCATGTGCTTACTCATTGTAAGTAATTTcccaataaaagttattatACATAACTACTTTGAGAGAGGACACTCTCAAATGGAAGGTGATTCAGTACACGCCACAATTGAAAATTCAACGAAGAGATTGGAGATGTATAGTCCAAATGATTGGCTTTTAGCAATCAAAAATGCCAAACAGACGTCCCCAAAATATGCTGTACGTGAAAAACATCACACCatgattttagattttaaaGAGTGTGCATCGTCTGTGGTTGCGAACAGAAGAAAAGACACCAACGGAGATATTGTTCATTGGAACAAAATTCCccaaatatcatttttttcaagTACGACTTCAGCGAGGATTACAGGAGCTTGA